A single region of the Larus michahellis chromosome W, bLarMic1.1, whole genome shotgun sequence genome encodes:
- the LOC141735574 gene encoding hsp90 co-chaperone Cdc37-like 1 isoform X1 produces the protein MALWSSSLQGLGSAEEDEERGLTLTSIQRLSETQTYGQEIELICQNQKEFVKSSVESKWNLAEAQQKLGSLALHNSESMDQEYAKAQTEASELRQREEEWRKKEAALIQRERQNLWNTDSFSKEVFNKSFISQYKRKEGEDEDISKSFIQKHEQKIRYFGMLGRWDDSQRFLSDHPYLVCEETAKYLILWCFHLEAEQKRALMEQIAHQAVVMQFIIEMARSCNVDPRGCFRLFFQKAKAGEEGYLEAFKTELEAFKSRVRICSQSQGFQASVSTGIVGLESLSQNANDLQGSINRSACNLNSMLQKDEESKMMDTV, from the exons ATGGCGTTGTGGTCTTCCTCCTTACAGGGTCTTGGTTCGGCTGAGGAGGATGAAGAACGGGGATTGACTCTTACATCTATCCAGCGCCTGTCGGAAACGCAG ACCTATGGTCAAGAGATTGAATTAATCTGTCAAAACCAAAAAGAGTTTGTGAAGAGCTCTGTAGAATCCAAATGGAATCTagcagaagcccagcagaaaCTTGGTAGTTTAGCACTGCATAATTCAGAATCCATGGATCAGGAATATGCCAAAGCACAGACTGAAGCTTCAGAACtgagacagagagaggaagagtggagaaaaaaagaagcagcgcTAATAcagagggaaagacagaatcTATGGAATACAGATTCTTTTAGTAAGGAGGTATTTAATAAG AGTTTTATTAGtcaatataaaagaaaagaaggagaagatgaagatATATCTAAATCATTTATACAGAAGcatgaacaaaagattagatacTTTG gtatGCTGGGCAGATGGGATGACAGTCAAAGATTTTTGTCTGACCACCCATATCTTGTATGTGAAGAAACAGCTAAATATCTCATCTTATGGTGTTTTCATCTGGAAGCTGAACAG aaaagaGCTCTGATGGAACAAATAGCACACCAAGCAGTTGTGATGCAGTTTATTATAGAAATGGCCAGAAGCTGTAATGTGGATCCAAGAGGCTGTTTTCGTCTATTTTTCCAAAAAGCCAAA GCAGGGGAAGAAGGCTATTTGGAAGCTTTTAAAACTGAGCTTGAAGCATTCAAATCAAGAGTGAGAATCTGTTCACAGTCTCAAGGCTTTCAAGCCAGTGTATCTACTGGTATTGTAGGACTGGAGTCTTTGTCACAG AATGCAAATGATCTACAAGGTTCTATAAACAGAAGTGCCTGCAATTTGAACTCAATGCTACAAAAAGATGAAGAATCCAAAATGATGGACACAGTATAG
- the LOC141735574 gene encoding hsp90 co-chaperone Cdc37-like 1 isoform X2 gives MPSISVFYLGVKAFHFYMLHKIYQFSFRKQHVLFSTQTYGQEIELICQNQKEFVKSSVESKWNLAEAQQKLGSLALHNSESMDQEYAKAQTEASELRQREEEWRKKEAALIQRERQNLWNTDSFSKEVFNKSFISQYKRKEGEDEDISKSFIQKHEQKIRYFGMLGRWDDSQRFLSDHPYLVCEETAKYLILWCFHLEAEQKRALMEQIAHQAVVMQFIIEMARSCNVDPRGCFRLFFQKAKAGEEGYLEAFKTELEAFKSRVRICSQSQGFQASVSTGIVGLESLSQNANDLQGSINRSACNLNSMLQKDEESKMMDTV, from the exons ATGCCTTCCATCTCAGTGTTCTATTTGGGAGTCAAAGCCTTCCATTTCTATATGCTTCATAAAATCTATCAGTTTTCCTTCCGTAAAcagcatgttttgttttctacaCAGACCTATGGTCAAGAGATTGAATTAATCTGTCAAAACCAAAAAGAGTTTGTGAAGAGCTCTGTAGAATCCAAATGGAATCTagcagaagcccagcagaaaCTTGGTAGTTTAGCACTGCATAATTCAGAATCCATGGATCAGGAATATGCCAAAGCACAGACTGAAGCTTCAGAACtgagacagagagaggaagagtggagaaaaaaagaagcagcgcTAATAcagagggaaagacagaatcTATGGAATACAGATTCTTTTAGTAAGGAGGTATTTAATAAG AGTTTTATTAGtcaatataaaagaaaagaaggagaagatgaagatATATCTAAATCATTTATACAGAAGcatgaacaaaagattagatacTTTG gtatGCTGGGCAGATGGGATGACAGTCAAAGATTTTTGTCTGACCACCCATATCTTGTATGTGAAGAAACAGCTAAATATCTCATCTTATGGTGTTTTCATCTGGAAGCTGAACAG aaaagaGCTCTGATGGAACAAATAGCACACCAAGCAGTTGTGATGCAGTTTATTATAGAAATGGCCAGAAGCTGTAATGTGGATCCAAGAGGCTGTTTTCGTCTATTTTTCCAAAAAGCCAAA GCAGGGGAAGAAGGCTATTTGGAAGCTTTTAAAACTGAGCTTGAAGCATTCAAATCAAGAGTGAGAATCTGTTCACAGTCTCAAGGCTTTCAAGCCAGTGTATCTACTGGTATTGTAGGACTGGAGTCTTTGTCACAG AATGCAAATGATCTACAAGGTTCTATAAACAGAAGTGCCTGCAATTTGAACTCAATGCTACAAAAAGATGAAGAATCCAAAATGATGGACACAGTATAG